From a region of the Methylomonas rapida genome:
- a CDS encoding aldehyde dehydrogenase family protein, protein MAAVSPLDGRLLGHFPVSEPALIQQQLTKSRRAALLWRELPVTERVKRLLPLKKQLLDNLDNLCETIRLSTGKVRTEALLGEIYPVLDLLAYYQKRAPRILRARAVSTSPFAFPAATARIERRPYGVVAVISPWNYPFHLSVAPLLTALLAGNAVILKPSELCLPVGQLIVDLFAKLDLPDGLVQWVIGTGETGAELIDARPDLVFFTGGLQTGRAVMQRAARHPIPVMLELGGKDAMLVLADANLKRASAAALYGAFCNSGQVCVSVERLYVQQACFAELLAMLLKGLSKLKVGHDPHGDVGVMTSARQIDIVQTHYEDAIAQGAKASGPLLRDGNVVQPVVLWDVHHGMKVMREETFGPLLPVMTFSDEADAIALANDSDLGLNASIWSQDIIKAERLAGQLDVGNWAINDVLKNVGHSGLPFGGVKQSGFGRYHGAEGLLNFSYPVSGLTNRSRLPKEPNWFPYSASGYENFKGFLDFIYDEDSMLQRGRRNQQALQAFREFSIFDWAQRWQNLKLLFSWTRDD, encoded by the coding sequence ATGGCAGCCGTCTCCCCGCTGGATGGCCGCTTGCTGGGACATTTTCCAGTCAGCGAGCCGGCGCTCATTCAGCAACAGCTGACAAAATCCCGCCGCGCCGCCCTGCTTTGGCGCGAGCTGCCGGTCACGGAACGGGTCAAACGCCTGTTGCCCTTGAAAAAACAACTGCTAGATAACCTGGACAATCTCTGCGAAACCATCCGTCTCAGCACCGGCAAGGTTCGCACCGAGGCCTTGCTGGGGGAAATTTATCCGGTGCTGGATTTGCTGGCGTATTATCAAAAGCGGGCGCCGCGAATTCTACGCGCGCGCGCCGTGTCCACCTCGCCGTTCGCGTTTCCGGCCGCCACCGCCCGCATCGAACGCCGCCCTTACGGCGTGGTTGCGGTGATCTCGCCATGGAATTATCCCTTCCACCTGAGCGTCGCTCCGCTGCTGACCGCCTTGCTGGCCGGCAATGCGGTGATCCTGAAACCCTCCGAACTCTGCTTGCCGGTCGGTCAGTTGATCGTCGATTTGTTCGCCAAGCTGGACTTGCCGGACGGGTTGGTGCAATGGGTCATCGGCACCGGCGAAACCGGGGCGGAACTGATAGACGCCCGCCCCGATCTGGTGTTTTTCACCGGCGGCCTGCAGACCGGCCGGGCGGTCATGCAACGCGCCGCCCGGCATCCGATTCCGGTCATGCTGGAGCTGGGCGGCAAGGACGCCATGCTGGTACTGGCCGACGCCAACCTCAAGCGCGCCAGCGCTGCCGCGCTGTACGGCGCGTTTTGCAATAGCGGCCAGGTCTGCGTCTCGGTCGAACGTCTGTACGTGCAACAAGCCTGTTTTGCGGAACTCCTGGCCATGCTGCTGAAGGGCCTGTCCAAGCTCAAGGTCGGCCATGACCCGCACGGCGATGTGGGAGTGATGACGTCCGCCCGGCAAATCGACATCGTCCAGACCCATTACGAGGACGCCATCGCCCAGGGCGCCAAGGCCTCCGGCCCGCTGCTGCGCGACGGCAATGTCGTGCAGCCCGTGGTGCTTTGGGACGTGCACCACGGCATGAAGGTCATGCGCGAAGAAACCTTCGGTCCGTTGCTGCCGGTCATGACGTTCAGCGACGAAGCCGACGCCATCGCGCTTGCCAACGACAGCGATCTGGGCCTAAACGCCAGCATCTGGAGCCAGGATATAATCAAAGCCGAGCGCCTTGCTGGACAACTAGATGTTGGCAACTGGGCGATCAACGACGTATTGAAAAACGTGGGCCATTCCGGCCTGCCGTTCGGCGGCGTCAAGCAAAGCGGTTTTGGCCGTTATCACGGCGCCGAAGGCTTGCTGAACTTCAGCTACCCGGTATCGGGCCTGACCAATCGCAGCCGCTTGCCCAAAGAACCCAACTGGTTCCCTTACAGCGCATCAGGCTATGAAAATTTCAAGGGTTTTCTCGATTTTATCTACGACGAAGACTCGATGCTTCAGCGCGGCCGGCGCAATCAGCAAGCGCTGCAAGCCTTCCGCGAGTTTTCCATTTTCGATTGGGCACAACGCTGGCAAAACCTGAAACTGCTGTTTTCTTGGACACGGGATGACTAA
- a CDS encoding META domain-containing protein, translated as MTSYRPRYEQALVFACLPVFSLFGCAANNDAAHVATPSMKAEASKPDASLVNTYWKLLEINGKPAALGAGGKEISLVTGGGENHVHGFSGCNRFSGGYKQNNDRLEFGNLATTRMACAETMELESTFLDALNRVRRYSIQGERLTLYDEQNQSILLFEAVYLK; from the coding sequence ATGACATCATATCGCCCGAGGTACGAACAAGCTCTGGTATTTGCCTGCTTACCCGTGTTTTCCTTGTTTGGTTGCGCAGCTAATAACGATGCCGCCCATGTGGCGACGCCATCCATGAAAGCAGAAGCCAGTAAACCCGATGCTAGTCTAGTCAACACATATTGGAAACTCCTGGAAATCAATGGCAAGCCCGCAGCACTGGGCGCCGGAGGAAAAGAAATCAGCCTGGTTACAGGCGGCGGGGAAAACCATGTCCATGGTTTTTCCGGCTGTAATCGATTTTCGGGTGGATACAAACAGAACAATGATCGTTTGGAATTTGGGAATTTGGCAACGACTAGGATGGCGTGTGCCGAAACTATGGAGCTAGAAAGCACTTTTCTTGACGCGTTAAACAGAGTCCGGCGATATTCAATACAAGGCGAAAGACTGACTTTATACGACGAGCAAAATCAATCGATATTGCTGTTTGAGGCAGTTTATCTTAAATAA
- a CDS encoding phytoene desaturase family protein translates to MANTKHIIIVGAGPGGLCAGMLLSQRGFKVSIFDKHAEIGGRNRPINMNGFTFDTGPTFLLMKGVLDEMFELCERRSEDYLEFLPLSPMYRLLYDDRDIFVYSDRENMRAELQRVFDEGTDGYEQFMAQERKRFNALYPCITRDYSSLKSFLSLDLIKALPWLAFPKSVFNNLGQYFNQEKMRLAFCFQSKYLGMSPWECPALFTMLPYLEHEYGIYHVKGGLNRIAAAMAQVIAENGGEIHLNSEIESLIIENGVAKGVKLQHGAELRGDEVIINADFAHAMTHLVKPGVLKKYTPENLKRREYSCSTFMLYLGLDRMYDLPHHTIVFAKDYTTNIRNIFDNKTLTDDFSFYVQNASASDDSLAPAGKSALYVLVPMPNNDSGLDWQAHCQNVREQVLDTLGARLGLIDIRAHIECEKIITPQTWETDEHVYKGATFSLSHKFSQMLYWRPHNRFEELANCYLVGGGTHPGSGLPTIYESARISAKLISQKHRVRFKDIAHSTWLKKAKA, encoded by the coding sequence ATGGCCAACACCAAACACATCATCATCGTCGGCGCGGGTCCCGGCGGACTTTGCGCCGGCATGTTGCTGAGCCAGCGCGGCTTCAAGGTATCGATTTTCGACAAACATGCAGAAATCGGCGGCCGCAACCGCCCGATCAACATGAACGGCTTTACCTTCGATACCGGTCCGACATTCTTGTTGATGAAAGGCGTGCTGGACGAAATGTTCGAACTGTGCGAGCGCCGTAGCGAGGATTATCTGGAATTCCTGCCGCTAAGCCCGATGTACCGCCTGCTGTACGACGACCGCGACATCTTCGTCTATTCCGACCGCGAGAACATGCGCGCCGAATTGCAACGGGTATTCGACGAAGGCACGGACGGCTACGAACAGTTCATGGCGCAGGAACGCAAACGCTTCAACGCGCTGTATCCCTGCATCACCCGCGATTATTCCAGCCTGAAATCCTTTTTGTCGCTGGACTTGATCAAGGCCCTGCCGTGGCTGGCTTTTCCGAAAAGCGTGTTCAATAATCTCGGCCAGTATTTCAACCAGGAAAAAATGCGCCTGGCCTTTTGCTTTCAGTCCAAGTATCTGGGCATGTCGCCGTGGGAATGCCCGGCACTGTTTACGATGCTGCCCTATCTGGAGCACGAATACGGTATTTATCACGTCAAGGGCGGCCTGAACCGCATCGCGGCGGCCATGGCGCAAGTGATCGCGGAAAACGGCGGCGAAATTCACTTGAACAGCGAAATCGAGTCGTTGATCATCGAAAACGGCGTCGCCAAGGGCGTCAAATTACAACATGGCGCGGAGCTGCGCGGCGACGAAGTCATCATCAACGCGGATTTCGCCCACGCAATGACGCATCTGGTCAAACCGGGCGTCTTGAAAAAATACACCCCAGAAAACCTGAAACGGCGCGAATATTCCTGCTCGACCTTCATGCTGTATCTGGGTTTGGACAGGATGTACGATCTGCCGCACCATACCATCGTGTTTGCCAAGGATTACACCACCAATATCCGCAACATCTTCGACAACAAAACCCTGACGGACGATTTTTCGTTTTACGTGCAGAACGCCAGCGCCAGCGACGACAGCCTGGCGCCAGCCGGCAAATCGGCACTGTACGTGCTGGTGCCGATGCCCAACAACGACAGCGGCCTGGACTGGCAGGCCCATTGCCAAAACGTGCGCGAACAGGTGCTGGACACGCTGGGCGCGCGGCTGGGCTTGATTGACATCAGAGCCCATATCGAATGCGAAAAAATCATCACGCCGCAAACCTGGGAAACGGACGAGCACGTTTACAAGGGCGCCACCTTCAGCCTGTCGCATAAGTTCAGCCAGATGCTGTACTGGCGGCCGCACAACCGTTTCGAAGAACTGGCCAATTGTTATCTGGTCGGCGGCGGCACCCATCCCGGCAGCGGTTTACCGACCATCTACGAATCGGCGCGGATTTCGGCCAAACTGATTTCCCAGAAACACCGGGTGCGGTTCAAGGACATAGCACACAGCACCTGGCTGAAAAAAGCCAAAGCCTGA
- a CDS encoding TIGR04255 family protein has product MAPNWNADSLVTLRSRNVDQYKRNFLHQAVCELRFPTLMELGEPRPPAALVKALRKEYPHLELANEVSLGIGANSSNNTHTHIFRSAKFTWTVSLKQSSLSVETTAYSDYAHMRERVLRVVEAASKIIDSDFFTRIGLRYINIVDSDTNPVLGWVNPELVGPLLSGCFKGIHEYAGKLQLMADDGGCLLQHGIVLKPKQTAGEMIPQYLLDIDAFRNEIQLVNTGEALDVMHSQAFDVFDWALGPKAREHLSSESHQKRA; this is encoded by the coding sequence ATGGCACCAAATTGGAATGCGGACTCCTTAGTGACTCTCCGTTCTAGGAATGTTGACCAATATAAGCGCAACTTCTTACACCAAGCTGTTTGCGAGCTTCGTTTCCCTACGCTCATGGAGCTCGGCGAGCCCCGACCTCCGGCTGCTTTGGTCAAAGCACTAAGGAAGGAATACCCTCACCTTGAATTGGCGAATGAAGTTAGTTTGGGGATCGGCGCTAACAGCTCAAACAATACTCACACTCATATCTTCCGGTCGGCAAAGTTTACCTGGACAGTATCGTTAAAACAAAGCTCCCTTTCAGTGGAAACTACCGCATACAGCGATTATGCGCATATGAGAGAAAGAGTGTTGCGCGTAGTCGAGGCCGCGTCCAAAATTATCGATTCAGACTTCTTCACCCGGATTGGTCTTCGTTATATCAATATAGTCGACAGCGATACCAATCCAGTGCTTGGTTGGGTGAATCCTGAACTCGTTGGTCCTCTTCTTTCAGGATGCTTCAAAGGGATTCATGAATACGCTGGCAAGCTGCAACTTATGGCGGATGATGGCGGATGTTTGTTGCAACACGGCATAGTCTTGAAACCCAAACAAACCGCAGGAGAAATGATTCCTCAGTATTTATTAGACATTGATGCATTCCGCAATGAAATACAACTTGTCAACACTGGGGAAGCTTTAGACGTAATGCATTCACAAGCCTTTGATGTCTTCGATTGGGCACTAGGACCCAAAGCTCGTGAACATTTGTCATCTGAAAGTCACCAGAAGAGAGCCTGA
- a CDS encoding phage virion morphogenesis protein, translated as MQFEIEFEVGHLERVLEAVRREIATPEEMLDSIGESLLRVNRRRHEQGVDPEGKAWKKLSSLTLAEGNRKGGPLKKTGRMLASLNYQVSANTLILGFDGQRDSMLAAIHNAGADPYVIRPRTKKALAFAGIVRKRVNHPGLPKRELVGFPDSDKNLVENVTVDHLTRVLTRVR; from the coding sequence ATGCAATTTGAGATCGAATTCGAGGTGGGGCATCTGGAGCGGGTGCTGGAGGCGGTAAGACGTGAGATTGCAACACCGGAGGAGATGCTGGACAGCATCGGCGAGTCGCTGTTGCGGGTTAACAGGCGGCGGCATGAACAAGGCGTCGATCCGGAGGGTAAGGCATGGAAAAAGCTATCGTCATTGACGCTGGCTGAGGGTAATCGCAAGGGCGGACCGCTGAAAAAAACCGGTCGGATGTTGGCCAGTCTGAATTATCAGGTTTCAGCTAATACGTTGATTTTAGGATTTGATGGACAAAGGGATTCAATGCTGGCTGCCATTCACAACGCAGGCGCAGATCCGTATGTTATTCGGCCGCGTACTAAAAAAGCGCTGGCATTTGCGGGTATAGTTCGTAAGCGAGTGAATCATCCAGGACTGCCGAAAAGGGAGCTTGTTGGCTTTCCGGATAGCGATAAAAACTTGGTAGAAAATGTGACGGTCGATCATCTCACACGTGTTTTAACGCGCGTTCGATGA
- a CDS encoding phytoene desaturase family protein — protein sequence MNSNDNQRVIVIGAGLGGLSAAISLATAGFSVQLVEKNDKVGGKLNIMIKDGFTFDLGPSILTMPHIFEALFKGAGKNMADYVQIQKVEPHWRNFFEDGRVIDLCEDAETQRRELDKLGPGTYAQFQRFLDYSKNLCTETEAGYFAKGLDGFWDLLKFYGPLRSLLSFDVFRSMDQGVRRFVSDPKLVDILNYFIKYVGSSPYDAPALMNLLPYIQYHYGLWYVKGGMYGMAQAMEKLAVELGVEIRLDAEVSEIQKQDGRASAVKLASGDVLPADIVVSNMEVIPAMEKLLRSPASELKKMQRFEPSCSGLVLHLGVDRSYPQLAHHNFFYSDHPREHFDAVFKSHRLSDDPTIYLVAPCKTDPAQAPAGCEIIKILPHIPHIDPDKPLTADAYWALRERVLVKLERMGLTDLRQHIVTEEYWTPLDIQAKYYSNQGSIYGVVADRFKNLGFKAPQRSSELSNLYFVGGSVNPGGGMPMVTLSGQLVRDKIVADLQ from the coding sequence ATGAACTCAAATGACAACCAACGCGTGATCGTGATCGGCGCCGGTCTCGGCGGCCTGTCCGCCGCCATTTCGCTGGCCACGGCAGGTTTTTCCGTGCAACTCGTCGAAAAAAACGACAAGGTCGGCGGCAAGCTCAACATCATGATAAAAGACGGCTTCACCTTCGATCTGGGGCCGTCCATTTTGACGATGCCACACATCTTTGAGGCCTTGTTCAAAGGGGCCGGCAAAAACATGGCCGATTACGTGCAAATCCAGAAAGTCGAGCCGCACTGGCGCAATTTTTTCGAGGACGGCCGCGTGATCGACTTGTGCGAAGACGCCGAAACCCAGCGCCGCGAACTGGATAAGCTTGGCCCCGGCACTTACGCGCAATTCCAGCGCTTTCTGGATTATTCCAAAAACCTCTGCACCGAAACCGAAGCCGGTTACTTCGCCAAGGGCCTGGACGGTTTTTGGGATTTACTCAAGTTTTACGGCCCACTGCGCAGCCTGCTGAGTTTCGATGTTTTCCGCAGCATGGACCAGGGCGTGCGCCGCTTTGTGTCCGACCCCAAGCTGGTCGACATCCTGAATTACTTCATCAAATACGTCGGCTCCTCGCCTTACGATGCGCCCGCCTTGATGAACCTGTTGCCTTACATTCAATATCATTACGGCCTGTGGTACGTGAAAGGCGGCATGTATGGCATGGCGCAGGCCATGGAAAAACTGGCCGTGGAATTGGGCGTCGAGATTCGTTTAGATGCCGAGGTGTCGGAAATCCAAAAACAGGACGGCCGAGCCAGCGCCGTAAAGTTGGCGAGCGGCGACGTGCTGCCGGCCGACATCGTAGTGTCGAACATGGAAGTGATTCCAGCCATGGAAAAACTGCTGCGCAGCCCGGCCAGCGAACTGAAAAAAATGCAGCGTTTCGAGCCGAGTTGTTCCGGCCTGGTGCTGCACTTGGGCGTGGACCGGTCGTATCCGCAACTGGCGCACCACAATTTCTTTTATTCCGATCACCCGCGCGAACATTTCGATGCGGTATTCAAAAGCCATCGCCTGTCGGACGATCCGACCATTTATCTGGTCGCGCCGTGCAAGACCGATCCCGCCCAGGCGCCGGCCGGCTGCGAGATCATCAAAATCCTGCCGCACATCCCACATATCGATCCCGATAAACCGCTGACCGCCGATGCTTACTGGGCCTTGCGTGAACGGGTGCTGGTCAAGCTCGAACGCATGGGCCTGACGGATTTACGCCAACACATCGTAACCGAAGAATACTGGACCCCGCTGGATATTCAGGCCAAATATTATTCAAACCAGGGCTCGATTTACGGCGTGGTCGCCGACCGCTTCAAAAACCTGGGTTTCAAGGCACCGCAGCGCAGCAGCGAATTATCCAATCTGTATTTCGTCGGCGGCAGCGTCAATCCCGGCGGCGGCATGCCGATGGTGACGCTGTCCGGGCAATTGGTGAGGGACAAGATTGTGGCGGATTTGCAGTAA
- a CDS encoding hemolysin family protein, translating to MLSGALGEEAIAEPLIPWLQSFPFFAAYAEKLALVATVLSITFLSLIVGELVPKRLALNFPERIAALIARPMHGLSLLALPIVKLLSLATEVTLWLLRIKPKNEPSMTEEEIKLLLAQGTEEGVLEEAEFRFMENILRLDKRNVASIMTWRQDIVWLDLRKPFQENRQLIVENSHGILPLCSGGLETVVGFIKVKDILDRVLMGDQPNLNQIMVKALYVPDSISLMGLLEQFKQSHLHTALVADEYGEINGLVTLGDVLEAIVGTLATSPLEDRPEILQREDGSWLVDGMVDIHQFQKQFDLDELSETADVRFNTVGGFILLHLGYVPKATDHFEFRGLRFEVVDMDGNRVDKVLISKSEGEN from the coding sequence ATTCTCAGCGGCGCCTTGGGCGAAGAAGCCATTGCCGAACCGTTAATACCCTGGCTGCAGTCATTCCCGTTTTTCGCCGCTTACGCTGAAAAACTGGCCTTGGTGGCGACGGTGCTATCGATCACCTTTTTATCCCTGATTGTTGGTGAATTGGTGCCTAAGCGCCTGGCGCTGAATTTTCCGGAACGCATCGCCGCGCTGATTGCGCGCCCCATGCACGGCTTGTCCTTGCTGGCCTTACCCATAGTGAAACTGCTGAGTTTGGCGACGGAAGTCACGTTATGGCTGCTGCGCATCAAGCCGAAAAACGAACCGTCGATGACCGAGGAAGAAATCAAGTTGCTGCTGGCGCAAGGCACCGAGGAAGGCGTGCTCGAAGAGGCCGAATTCCGTTTCATGGAGAATATCCTGAGGCTCGATAAGCGCAACGTGGCTTCCATCATGACCTGGCGTCAGGACATCGTCTGGCTCGATCTGCGCAAGCCGTTCCAGGAAAACCGCCAATTGATCGTCGAAAATTCGCACGGCATCTTACCGCTTTGTTCCGGCGGGCTGGAAACGGTGGTTGGTTTTATCAAGGTCAAGGATATTCTCGACCGGGTACTGATGGGCGACCAACCCAATCTAAACCAGATCATGGTCAAGGCATTGTACGTGCCCGATTCCATAAGCCTGATGGGCTTGCTCGAGCAATTCAAGCAATCCCACTTGCACACAGCCCTGGTCGCCGATGAGTATGGCGAAATCAATGGCTTGGTGACCTTGGGTGACGTATTGGAAGCGATTGTAGGTACGTTGGCGACCAGTCCGCTAGAAGACAGGCCGGAAATCTTGCAGCGCGAGGATGGTTCCTGGCTGGTGGATGGCATGGTCGACATTCACCAATTCCAGAAACAATTCGACCTGGATGAGCTATCCGAAACAGCCGATGTCCGTTTCAATACGGTTGGCGGTTTCATATTGTTGCACCTTGGCTATGTGCCCAAAGCCACCGATCATTTTGAATTCCGCGGCTTGAGGTTCGAAGTCGTCGATATGGATGGAAATCGTGTGGACAAGGTGCTTATTTCCAAAAGCGAAGGTGAAAACTGA
- a CDS encoding DUF935 domain-containing protein produces the protein MIKQAKAALAALAGVSKKGLQVLQAGARSTQSTPMNYNSVNTLDPTRLANAFAQADQGYITDQATLFELVEEQDAHIFSELAKRRRAVTGLNWDLHPKDDATQAEIDRTKELKDMLCQIPRFEDAQYDLTDAIGKGLAALEIEWRTGAEWVPAALHWVPQRELEIDIKTGDLLYRKNGMTEALRPWGWVIHEHRAKSGYIEQAALFRVLAWTYAYKAYNVRDMQRFLEVYGMPLRLGKYPAGIGKAERDQLLRAVRNIGNDGAGIVPSTMTIDFVTQTSTGNVTDFLNAIQYWERKQSMAILGGTLTSQADGKTSTNALGAIHDKVRREIMLHDVRQIDPTINRDIVRPIALLNGMFAEDRMPEARHDTSDEVDQKAMAEVLDLAAAMGMEIDVDWAHKALQIPKAGKDAKILTVSGKSPAPTQAGAALTRLAALAKQQQDGDIVGNYSQQLAALCMPHEEAAIQQIAAVVAAAGSFDEAIAGIEALNLDSNAWAGSLQLGMAAAHLAGRGDIGGAK, from the coding sequence ATGATCAAACAAGCCAAAGCCGCCTTGGCCGCGCTGGCGGGCGTCAGCAAGAAAGGCCTGCAAGTGTTGCAAGCCGGTGCCCGCTCCACGCAAAGCACGCCGATGAATTACAACAGCGTCAACACGCTGGACCCGACCCGGCTGGCGAATGCGTTTGCCCAGGCCGACCAGGGCTATATCACCGATCAGGCGACGCTGTTCGAGTTGGTCGAAGAGCAGGACGCGCATATTTTTTCGGAGCTGGCCAAGCGCCGCCGCGCGGTGACTGGGTTGAATTGGGACTTGCATCCGAAAGACGATGCCACCCAGGCGGAGATCGACAGGACTAAAGAGCTGAAAGACATGCTGTGTCAGATCCCGCGCTTTGAAGATGCGCAGTACGATTTAACCGATGCCATCGGTAAAGGCCTGGCGGCATTGGAAATCGAATGGCGGACCGGCGCGGAGTGGGTGCCGGCGGCATTGCATTGGGTGCCGCAGCGCGAGTTGGAGATTGACATCAAAACCGGCGATCTGCTGTACCGCAAAAACGGCATGACGGAAGCCTTGCGGCCGTGGGGCTGGGTGATCCACGAGCACCGGGCGAAGTCGGGGTACATCGAACAAGCCGCGTTGTTCCGGGTGCTGGCCTGGACCTATGCCTACAAAGCCTACAACGTGCGCGATATGCAGCGCTTCCTGGAAGTGTACGGCATGCCGTTGCGACTGGGTAAGTATCCGGCCGGCATCGGTAAGGCCGAGCGCGATCAGCTGCTGCGCGCGGTGCGCAATATTGGCAACGACGGTGCCGGCATCGTGCCCAGCACCATGACCATCGATTTCGTCACCCAAACCTCGACCGGCAATGTCACCGACTTTTTGAACGCGATCCAATATTGGGAGCGCAAGCAATCGATGGCGATCCTGGGCGGCACGTTGACCAGCCAGGCGGACGGCAAGACCAGTACCAATGCGCTGGGGGCGATTCACGACAAGGTGCGACGTGAAATCATGCTGCACGATGTGCGGCAGATCGACCCGACCATTAACCGCGATATCGTCCGGCCGATTGCGTTATTGAACGGCATGTTCGCCGAAGACCGTATGCCGGAAGCGCGGCATGATACCTCTGATGAAGTCGATCAAAAGGCGATGGCTGAGGTACTGGATCTGGCGGCGGCGATGGGCATGGAGATCGATGTGGATTGGGCGCATAAGGCGTTGCAGATCCCCAAGGCTGGCAAGGACGCGAAGATTTTAACGGTGTCCGGCAAATCGCCCGCGCCGACCCAAGCCGGGGCGGCATTAACCCGATTGGCAGCACTGGCCAAGCAACAACAGGACGGCGATATCGTCGGCAATTACAGCCAACAATTGGCCGCGCTATGCATGCCACACGAAGAGGCGGCGATTCAACAGATTGCAGCGGTGGTGGCGGCGGCGGGCTCGTTTGATGAGGCGATTGCTGGCATCGAGGCGCTGAATTTGGATAGTAACGCCTGGGCCGGGTCGTTGCAGCTGGGCATGGCGGCGGCGCATTTAGCGGGGCGCGGCGATATCGGCGGTGCAAAATGA
- a CDS encoding PBECR2 nuclease fold domain-containing protein: MTDSPAQLPFKEAIDFYKAKIQLPTASWTDIWQQQHSHAFVVAGAAHDALVEDFYNAIFDAKQNGGGYEDFRGRFDEIVAKHGWSYNGSAGWRSKVIYDTNINQSYNAGRYQQMVAVKHLRPYWEYDHTSIEHPRLEHKAWDGLILSADDVWWDTHMPQNGWGCRCRVNSLSNYEAEQAWQAKGMTGPDTAPPIEWEEKTVGSKGASPRTVRVPKGIDPGFAYNPGKAYLEPTTVPPLTGYGAVLKQRDKPWPTGFKVPEMPKPTKVSPAILLPADIAPEVAVAEFLSIFGATMEEGAAFTDAAGSTLAITKALFADGAGGVAISADLVSNINLLAMTLLEPDEIWWHWVRDEADVGRWRLKRRYLRAFEVDNSNQFVAVSYEWGRTGWAGDQITASKTQADAWLDDSRIGRPLYIR; this comes from the coding sequence GTGACCGATTCGCCGGCCCAACTGCCGTTTAAAGAGGCGATTGATTTTTATAAGGCCAAAATCCAGCTGCCGACCGCGAGTTGGACCGATATTTGGCAGCAGCAACACAGCCACGCCTTTGTCGTGGCCGGGGCGGCGCACGATGCGCTGGTCGAAGACTTCTATAACGCGATTTTCGATGCCAAGCAGAACGGCGGCGGTTATGAGGATTTTCGCGGGCGGTTTGACGAGATAGTGGCCAAGCACGGCTGGAGTTATAACGGTTCCGCCGGCTGGCGGAGCAAGGTGATCTACGACACCAATATCAATCAGTCGTACAACGCTGGACGCTATCAGCAAATGGTGGCGGTCAAGCATCTGCGACCGTATTGGGAGTATGACCACACATCAATCGAGCATCCTCGGTTGGAGCATAAGGCCTGGGACGGGCTGATTTTGTCGGCGGATGACGTCTGGTGGGATACGCACATGCCGCAAAACGGCTGGGGTTGCCGGTGCCGGGTCAATTCGCTGTCCAATTATGAAGCGGAACAGGCCTGGCAGGCCAAAGGCATGACCGGCCCGGACACCGCGCCGCCGATCGAGTGGGAGGAAAAGACGGTCGGCAGCAAAGGTGCGTCGCCGCGCACTGTGCGGGTGCCGAAGGGGATTGATCCCGGCTTTGCGTATAACCCCGGCAAGGCCTATCTGGAACCGACGACGGTGCCGCCGTTGACGGGATATGGCGCTGTGTTGAAACAGCGCGATAAGCCCTGGCCGACTGGGTTTAAGGTGCCGGAAATGCCGAAGCCGACCAAGGTTTCGCCGGCTATTTTGCTGCCGGCCGATATCGCGCCGGAGGTGGCGGTGGCGGAGTTTTTGTCGATTTTCGGGGCGACGATGGAGGAAGGCGCGGCGTTTACCGATGCGGCTGGTTCAACGCTGGCGATTACAAAGGCGTTGTTTGCCGATGGTGCGGGCGGCGTTGCGATTTCTGCTGATTTGGTCTCGAATATCAATTTATTGGCGATGACGTTACTGGAGCCGGATGAGATTTGGTGGCATTGGGTGCGCGATGAGGCGGATGTCGGCCGGTGGCGGCTGAAACGGCGCTATTTGCGGGCGTTCGAGGTGGACAATAGCAATCAATTTGTCGCTGTATCGTATGAATGGGGCCGTACTGGCTGGGCTGGCGACCAGATTACGGCGAGTAAAACGCAAGCAGACGCGTGGTTGGACGATAGCCGAATCGGCCGGCCTCTATATATAAGGTGA